A single region of the Variovorax terrae genome encodes:
- a CDS encoding acetyl-CoA acetyltransferase, whose product MTEPVFILGGHQTDFAKAWSRQGQDLSDMMREATLGALEAARLDASAVQSIHVGNAFGELQRQQAHLGAMVAQVVPELWGVPAMRHEGACASSSLGVLAAMAEIEAGRYDCVLVLGAEEFKNLPGNQASQNQNAAAWQGREGFDCTYMWPAAFGRVAQEYERRYGLDRRHLNRIAEINYTNARRNPLAQTRQWQFDVLSFTDDDEANPVIEPGTRRQDCGQITDGACAVLLASGRFVREQGLDAAALPRIAGWGHRNAGLRLLDKFERSQGQPYVFPHLRRTLEDAWRRAGVAGVEAMDGVETHDCFTTTEYVAIDHLGLTPPGQSWQAVEDGSIAPGGRCPVNMSGGLIGCGHPVGATGTRMLFDAARQVTNQAGDCQIEGAERIQTLNIGGSCATVVSFVVARGG is encoded by the coding sequence ATGACCGAACCCGTGTTCATCCTCGGCGGCCACCAGACCGACTTCGCCAAGGCCTGGTCGCGCCAGGGCCAGGACCTGTCCGACATGATGCGCGAGGCCACGCTCGGCGCGCTGGAGGCCGCGCGGCTCGATGCCTCGGCCGTGCAGAGCATCCACGTGGGCAATGCCTTCGGCGAGCTGCAGCGCCAGCAGGCGCACCTGGGCGCGATGGTGGCGCAAGTGGTGCCCGAGCTCTGGGGCGTGCCCGCGATGCGGCACGAGGGTGCCTGCGCCTCCTCGTCGCTGGGCGTGCTGGCGGCCATGGCCGAGATCGAGGCCGGGCGCTACGACTGCGTGCTGGTGCTGGGCGCCGAGGAGTTCAAGAACCTGCCGGGCAACCAGGCCTCGCAGAACCAGAACGCCGCCGCCTGGCAGGGCCGCGAGGGCTTCGACTGCACCTACATGTGGCCAGCCGCCTTCGGCCGCGTGGCGCAGGAGTACGAGCGCCGCTACGGGCTGGACCGCCGGCACCTCAACCGCATCGCCGAGATCAACTACACCAATGCCCGGCGCAACCCGTTGGCGCAGACGCGCCAGTGGCAGTTCGACGTCTTGAGTTTCACCGACGACGACGAGGCCAACCCGGTGATCGAGCCCGGCACGCGGCGCCAGGACTGCGGCCAGATCACCGACGGCGCTTGCGCCGTGCTGCTGGCCTCGGGCCGCTTCGTGCGCGAGCAGGGGCTCGACGCCGCCGCGCTGCCGCGTATCGCGGGCTGGGGCCACCGCAACGCCGGCCTGCGCCTGCTCGACAAGTTCGAGCGCAGCCAGGGCCAGCCCTATGTGTTCCCGCACCTGCGCCGGACGCTGGAAGACGCCTGGCGGCGTGCCGGCGTGGCCGGGGTGGAGGCGATGGACGGCGTCGAGACGCACGACTGCTTCACCACCACCGAGTACGTGGCCATCGACCACCTGGGCCTCACCCCGCCGGGCCAGAGCTGGCAGGCGGTGGAAGATGGCAGCATCGCCCCCGGCGGGCGCTGCCCCGTCAACATGAGCGGCGGCCTGATCGGCTGCGGCCACCCGGTGGGCGCCACCGGCACGCGCATGCTGTTCGATGCGGCGCGCCAGGTCACAAACCAGGCCGGCGACTGCCAGATCGAAGGGGCCGAGCGCATCCAGACGCTCAACATCGGTGGCTCCTGCGCGACCGTGGTGAGCTTCGTGGTGGCGCGGGGCGGCTAG
- a CDS encoding winged helix-turn-helix transcriptional regulator, whose product MALTPDLDLTRDALASSTLSHGLHLLGDRWTVAVILGAFLGVRRFDDWQARLGIPRHTLAERLKALTELGLLRQRPYQQRPLRQGYHLTAKGLALYNHVLMMWTWERRWGVRASMLPQRLVHRGCGHAFVPQMACAACGDRVGVGDLMFSLHVNAALQARVPPRLRAARLSPEASAQMGLGLRVDRWALLIVSAVLLGCHYFDQLSHVLGIGSSVLARRLAGMVDSGLLLCQADLNDARRRIYRLTPASRDLFGYIICFSSWASRYHFHEPSSIRPTHKGCGQPFVPQVVCSHCHAPLQPWEVRPEGLEGAAG is encoded by the coding sequence ATGGCCCTGACCCCCGACCTCGACCTCACCCGCGACGCGCTCGCCTCCAGCACCCTCAGCCACGGCCTGCACCTGCTGGGCGACCGCTGGACGGTGGCGGTGATCCTCGGCGCCTTCCTCGGCGTGCGCCGCTTCGACGACTGGCAGGCGCGCCTTGGCATTCCGCGCCACACGCTGGCGGAGCGCTTGAAGGCGCTGACCGAGCTCGGCCTGCTGCGCCAGCGCCCCTACCAGCAGCGCCCGCTGCGCCAGGGCTATCACCTCACCGCCAAGGGGCTGGCGCTCTACAACCACGTGCTCATGATGTGGACCTGGGAGCGGCGCTGGGGCGTGCGCGCATCGATGCTGCCGCAGCGGCTGGTGCACCGCGGCTGCGGCCACGCCTTCGTGCCGCAGATGGCCTGCGCGGCCTGCGGCGACCGGGTGGGGGTGGGCGACCTGATGTTCTCGCTGCATGTCAATGCCGCGCTGCAGGCCCGGGTGCCGCCGCGTCTGCGGGCGGCGCGGCTGTCGCCCGAGGCGTCGGCGCAGATGGGCCTGGGGCTGCGGGTGGACCGCTGGGCATTGCTCATCGTTTCGGCCGTGCTGCTGGGCTGCCACTACTTCGACCAGCTCAGCCACGTGCTGGGCATCGGCAGCAGCGTGCTGGCGCGCCGCCTGGCTGGCATGGTGGATTCGGGCCTGCTGCTGTGCCAGGCCGACCTCAACGACGCGCGCCGCAGGATCTACCGCCTCACGCCGGCCAGCCGCGACCTGTTCGGCTACATCATCTGTTTTTCGAGCTGGGCCAGCCGCTACCACTTCCACGAGCCCAGCTCCATCCGCCCCACCCACAAGGGCTGCGGCCAGCCCTTCGTGCCGCAGGTGGTGTGCAGCCACTGCCACGCGCCGCTGCAGCCCTGGGAGGTGCGGCCCGAGGGGCTGGAGGGCGCGGCGGGCTGA
- a CDS encoding amidase gives MAAAADIFSPGIAAFARALRQGAVTSEQAVGQYLDRIAALQPKLQAFRQVRAEQALAEARALDAERAQGHDRGPLMGVPIAVKEIIAVEGLGCSVNSRLDVSSLCPVEGPFVRALRAAGCVILGTTASTEFALATLNWEDPGPWNPVDGTVRRLCGGSSHGSAVAVAARLCAFAVGTDTGGSVRVPAALCGVAGYKSTQGVWPTDGVFPAAPSMDALGVLATSAADCAAVAHALRPHLGLAPDTPSAGSAAGLSGLRLGWLCEPDGEPLDAAVQDALGHAVERLRQAGAAVSPVAPPAAEEVARLFARRMPAEFARMLGQDRLRAGMDLLDPVTAARAAAEIDMPPAELDALARQAAQLRHLAQAQMQGYDAWLCATTPCVAGPRSALRSLDDALHWNRRIGRHTRPVNVFGQCAVSLPMPTREGLPAGLQVICGNGQDTRLLAIATAIEAVLR, from the coding sequence GTGGCGGCCGCTGCAGACATTTTTTCCCCGGGCATCGCCGCCTTCGCACGGGCCTTGCGCCAGGGCGCCGTCACCAGCGAGCAGGCGGTCGGGCAGTACCTGGACCGCATCGCTGCCCTGCAGCCGAAGCTGCAGGCGTTTCGCCAGGTCCGGGCCGAGCAGGCGCTGGCCGAAGCGCGTGCCCTGGATGCGGAGCGCGCGCAGGGGCATGACCGCGGCCCCTTGATGGGCGTGCCCATCGCCGTCAAGGAAATCATCGCCGTCGAAGGCCTGGGGTGCAGCGTCAACTCGCGGCTCGACGTCTCCAGCCTGTGCCCCGTCGAAGGCCCGTTCGTGCGGGCGCTGCGCGCCGCGGGCTGCGTCATCCTGGGCACCACGGCGTCCACCGAGTTCGCGCTGGCCACACTCAACTGGGAGGACCCGGGCCCCTGGAACCCGGTGGATGGCACCGTCCGCCGCCTGTGCGGCGGGTCCAGCCACGGATCGGCGGTGGCCGTGGCGGCGCGCCTGTGCGCCTTTGCCGTGGGCACGGACACCGGCGGCTCCGTGCGGGTGCCCGCCGCGCTGTGCGGCGTGGCGGGGTACAAGAGCACGCAAGGCGTGTGGCCGACCGACGGCGTCTTCCCGGCCGCCCCCTCCATGGACGCGCTCGGTGTGCTGGCCACCAGCGCCGCCGACTGCGCCGCGGTGGCCCACGCGCTCCGGCCCCATCTCGGCCTTGCTCCAGACACGCCATCCGCCGGTTCGGCCGCCGGTTTGTCGGGACTGCGCCTGGGCTGGCTGTGCGAGCCGGATGGCGAGCCGCTGGACGCCGCGGTGCAGGACGCGCTGGGCCACGCCGTCGAGCGGCTGCGGCAAGCGGGCGCGGCCGTGTCGCCCGTCGCGCCCCCCGCGGCGGAAGAAGTTGCGCGCCTGTTCGCGCGGCGCATGCCGGCGGAATTTGCGCGCATGCTGGGCCAGGACCGGCTGCGCGCCGGCATGGACCTGCTCGACCCGGTCACCGCGGCGCGGGCCGCGGCCGAGATCGACATGCCCCCCGCGGAGCTGGACGCCCTGGCCCGGCAAGCCGCGCAACTGCGGCACCTGGCGCAAGCGCAGATGCAGGGGTACGACGCGTGGCTGTGCGCCACCACGCCTTGCGTGGCCGGCCCGCGCAGCGCCCTGCGCTCCCTGGACGACGCCCTGCACTGGAACCGGCGCATCGGGCGCCATACCCGTCCCGTCAACGTCTTCGGCCAATGCGCGGTCAGCCTGCCGATGCCGACGCGGGAAGGCCTCCCGGCGGGGCTGCAAGTCATCTGCGGGAACGGCCAGGACACGCGCCTGCTGGCGATCGCCACCGCCATCGAGGCCGTGCTGCGCTGA
- a CDS encoding Bug family tripartite tricarboxylate transporter substrate binding protein → MLRSFFLKACLAAWAAAAAHGAAAQPPYPSKPIRIVTPIAPGGYEWIARLLAPKLTASLGQPIVIENRVGANGNIAMDLVAKAPADGYTLLFASTGALTINTSIYERMPLDPMKDLEPVALAGTTAMLWVAHPGGPIRTLGDFVQQAQAAPGKLDLAMGASGSLNHLVFEGLRQRHRLDVTVVPHKTAPEAQLAVISGLMPIMVDAVSTGTAQVRSGKLLPLAVTSAARVDTLPNVPTVKELGLDDREYLGWYAFMAPRGTPPQVIAQLNQAINAALKAPDVQERMRSTGTEPTQRTPEELRRFMVEEQKKWGGIAKAGHVKVQ, encoded by the coding sequence ATGCTTCGCTCCTTCTTCCTCAAGGCCTGCCTGGCGGCCTGGGCCGCCGCCGCGGCCCATGGCGCGGCGGCGCAGCCGCCCTACCCCAGCAAACCGATCCGCATCGTGACGCCGATCGCACCCGGCGGGTACGAATGGATTGCGCGGCTCCTCGCGCCCAAGCTCACGGCCAGCCTGGGCCAGCCCATCGTCATCGAGAACCGGGTGGGCGCGAACGGCAACATCGCGATGGACCTGGTGGCGAAGGCGCCGGCCGACGGCTACACGCTGCTGTTCGCCTCCACCGGCGCACTGACTATCAACACCTCCATCTACGAGCGCATGCCGCTCGATCCGATGAAGGACCTGGAGCCGGTGGCGCTGGCCGGAACCACCGCCATGCTGTGGGTGGCCCACCCCGGCGGGCCGATCCGCACGCTGGGCGACTTCGTGCAGCAGGCCCAGGCCGCGCCGGGCAAGCTCGACCTCGCAATGGGCGCCAGCGGATCGCTCAACCACCTGGTCTTCGAAGGCCTGCGCCAGCGCCATCGCCTCGACGTCACCGTCGTGCCCCACAAGACAGCACCCGAGGCGCAACTGGCCGTCATCAGCGGCCTGATGCCCATCATGGTCGACGCGGTGTCGACCGGCACGGCGCAAGTCCGGTCGGGCAAGCTGCTGCCCCTGGCCGTGACCTCGGCGGCACGCGTGGACACCCTGCCCAACGTGCCCACCGTGAAGGAGCTGGGACTGGACGACCGCGAGTACCTGGGCTGGTATGCCTTCATGGCGCCCCGCGGCACGCCGCCCCAGGTCATCGCGCAGCTGAACCAGGCCATCAATGCGGCGCTGAAGGCGCCCGACGTGCAGGAGCGGATGCGCAGCACCGGCACCGAGCCCACGCAGCGCACGCCCGAGGAGCTCCGCCGCTTTATGGTGGAGGAGCAGAAGAAATGGGGCGGCATCGCCAAGGCAGGCCACGTGAAAGTGCAGTGA